The following are from one region of the Coffea eugenioides isolate CCC68of chromosome 2, Ceug_1.0, whole genome shotgun sequence genome:
- the LOC113759643 gene encoding putative disease resistance protein At3g14460, translated as MANHDGDIHATKPFPSLKKLIIKKMAEWEYSQIPECDVFSNLEEVCIIDCPKLIGELPKQLSSLQSLEISGCDKLVLPNVQLRIFNGNNQQLSSLRKLKIRALKNLKDLYLEINRLTSLENLEIDDCGSLLPFPVSCLPASLKSLEYYKCCNLNLESESLQGGSPEFLRLLNCDSLSVISLGSFPMPKSFDIEDCNSFDIVSIPSCGIGNQSSSSAILTSLQSLCIQYCDELVSFLKGGLPAPNLTQIIFRNCKKLKSLPELMESLLPSLRRLDLDGCPESSASPREVYPSAYNPF; from the coding sequence ATGGCGAACCATGATGGAGACATCCATGCAACCAAACCATTCCCATCTCTCAAAAAGTTGATAATTAAGAAGATGGCAGAGTGGGAGTACTCGCAGATACCAGAATGTGACGTATTTAGTAATCTTGAAGAGGTTTGCATAATTGATTGTCCCAAACTAATTGGAGAACTTCCCAAACAACTTTCATCACTGCAAAGCCTTGAGATTTCTGGATGTGACAAACTTGTGCTTCCCAATGTTCAATTGAGAATCTTCAATGGAAACAATCAACAACTCTCATCTCTTCGTAAGTTGAAGATTAGGGCTCTAAAGAATTTGAAAGATTTGTACCTGGAGATCAACAGGTTAACCAGTCTTGAGAATTTGGAAATAGATGATTGTGGGTCTCTGTTACCCTTTCCGGTAAGCTGCCTACCTgcctcactaaaatcactcgaATATTATAAATGTTGCAACTTGAACCTGGAGAGTGAAAGCTTGCAGGGTGGATCCCCAGAGTTTTTGAGATTACTTAATTGTGACTCTCTCTCAGTCATCTCGCTTGGTTCATTTCCTATGCCAAAAAGTTTTGACATTGAAGATTGCAATAGTTTTGACATTGTTTCAATTCCATCATGTGGGATTGGGAATCAGAGTAGCAGCAGTGCTATTTTGACATCATTGCAGTCTTTATGTATCCAATACTGCGATGAGCTAGTGTCTTTTCTGAAGGGAGGCTTGCCAGCTCCCAATCTAACGCAGATTATTTTTCGGAATTGCAAGAAGCTCAAGTCATTGCCAGAACTGATGGAATCTCTGCTTCCATCTCTTCGACGTCTGGATTTAGACGGTTGTCCAGAATCGAGTGCTTCCCCGAGGGAGGTTTACCCTTCAGCCTACAATCCCTTCTGA